The Chroicocephalus ridibundus chromosome 3, bChrRid1.1, whole genome shotgun sequence genome includes the window ACAGGACTAATGCGAAAGATTAGTTTGCAATTATCCAAGCAATTTTCTCTCCTCATTGTCCCTGGACCATAAGGGTTTTTAAGTGTGAGCAGAAGGATTTATTCatcacaataataataaaatgaaatattaaatcaaTGAATCTCTTTGCATGAAGCATAAAGCTCACATTGCTATTAAGCTTAGCAGCGTCCTGTCACATAAACCACATGCAGTTTGCCTACTTAAGTACCatctccctcttttatttttcccttccttaatTTGTAAGGCATTATCCTTCCATTTGTCCTCTAAACACAACCGGATTCAGACAACACAGTGTTGCTTCTTGTTAGTGGCTCTACGCCCGGGCTCTTTAAGAGGGCACGTGGAGATTCATATTTATTATTGATTGTTAACAACGGCCAGTGCAGAGAGTTATGCTGGGATGACAGAGAAAccctaaaataaatacatacataagtAGTAATTTAGGGAGAATTAACCCCTTCCAAGCAACACTGCCAATCTGCAAGTGATAGCTTGGGCATGAAAAGGAATGTTATCGGTCTTTGAAGGTGTCGCTTCTACAGTTTcggctgggtggggggagatCAACCCAAACCTAGGCAAAACTCAGCTACAACCTTTGGAGCATGAAAGCTCTCATGGTGACGTTGGCCTTGGCTTCTATTTCCTTCCCTGCCATCCCTTGTAATATAAAGGGATAAATGACTTTTGAGGCCCTTGCAGTAGGCACAGCTTCAGTGTGGGTCCCTCTCTTGCTTTTATGAAAGATTTATCTGGTAAAGTCCAGAAACAGTCACTGCTTCTGTATTTATAAGGTGCCAACTGTCCTCACAGTGAGACGCTTAAGGAGCCCAAGCAAAGCTTTTCAATAAGCAAGAATCTCCAGCTTTAAGCCTCGAGATTCGTATTAAGGCTCCATACAAGCAATTGCTTTTTCACGAGTGCTAAACGCCTGGCACCTCTAAAGGTCCCCTATTTTTACAATTTAGGCTCTTCTGCGTAACACCTCCTGTATTTCATAGCCCAAAGGTCACTGAACGAACTCTCTCGTGACAGCAATTCATCTCGCCTAAGTTCCCACATCTGCAGAGCGCAGCCGTGCGCCTCCGAACATCGGCCTCCCTCTAAACTcggtggagagaaacaggcatttctagAGCACCAGCCATGGCGTTCTCATGCAAACACCTAAAATGGGTCAGATGAGTCATACCTGTAATCTCCCCGATTTCTCCGCTGATAACGCGTCCAGATCAGGTACAGACAGCTACGACCACGCGAGATGAATGCTGTCCTAGATGACTTAAGCTGAGCTGACACGCTACAGAAGAGCTACGGGCAACTTTAATGCACAAACCCCACCAGGAAGCGAGACAATAGTAGCTACATCTTTCTTACCATGATTGGGACGCCAATGTCTGGCCACAAGAGATCCTCAGAGGGAAGCTTGGGAGAGTTCCACACTACCACAACTTTATTTAAGTACGGGAGACCATTGAGCCTTTCTAGGGAGTTCATCAACACTTCCTCCCGCTCGTAAGTCAACATCACTACTGTGAACTGCTCCCGGGGGACGTTGCCACCCAAAGCAGCCTGGAACTCCTTCCCAGAGCCACCTGCTCCTCCACCAATTGGTCGAAATCCAGTCCCGGACCCCAAAAATTTTGCTTCCGATGGTAAAACAGGGTCAAAGGGAGTgtaggggaagagatggaaaggcCCCGGAGCAGAATTCCAATTCCTGTAGATGTCCATTGCAGTGAGGGTGAAATTACGGAGATATTTGGGAGATGCATAGGGTGGTTCTGTTTCCACAGGCCCCAAGTCCAGGTCACCGTTGTCTGCCATATTGGGGTCTGTACCAGCAGCTTTGCCAGAGCGGTGGGGAATCTCCACGGCGGTTTCTTCTCGGATAGGAGCAGCCGGGATTTGGATTCGAGTCCTTATGATAGCTAAGACTGTGCTGAACACGTTGTCAGAAGTGGAGAAGTAGGTCTCCCACAAGAAGCGGCCCTGCCTCCTCATGGCAAGGAGATCGTTGTCAGAAATGCTTCTCAGAAGAAAGTGCACTTCTGTGATACGTGGCTTTGGTATGATTAAGGCTGCCTCGTTCCACCGGATCACATCATTATAGGGTAGCTGAACTTGCTCTCCAAGAACCACCGGGATGGCTCCAACTTCCAGAGCCTCAAACAGTCTCATGGCACACCCGGCGGAGATCACTAAATGGGTGTCCCCTGGGGTGATTATCAGTGCAAAAGTAGATAGCTTCAGTAGCTCTAGTCTGTCGTCCCTTTCTCCACACAGAGCCCACTCAGTGGGCAGACTCGCCTTAGGCTGGTTCTTACACGTGAATTCCACCAAAACAAAGTCCAACTTGCTGTCCTGAACAGCCTTCAAGGTGGTGATGATCCGATCGTCGTAGTCAGCTGGGGCATTGCCTTCTATTTCCTCTTCGAAAGAGCGAACCTCTTGCAAGCTAGATCTGAGAGACTCAATCTTCTCCCCCTGGAAACTAAACAGATATTTACGCTTGACCGGCACCTGGGGCGGGATTTCTAGGAAGTTAGGTTCAGACATAGCGTGGACCAGAGGCGATACCACAATATCAAACCCCGGTCGATACTGCACATCGTAAAAGGTGGACTGGGCAATCATGGCGCGCCCTGTGCTGATGTTGTAAATGAAGTTCTGAGTTTCCGATTTCCTTGATAAATTGATGATGAGATGGTTATGTCCATCAGTCCTCCAATATGGCAAAGAGTGCAACTGTTGCTCTAGTTCAGTAGGTTTTGGCATTACGGGCTCTTGCATTTCCCCCACTAAAATTATATACACACAAgcaatatttgcattttcagtaACATAAACATTAGTTCTGACAGTCGCCTCAAAGGCTTGTTTAATTAAAGGGTCTAAGGAACTACCAAAAGGGTAATCATCACTATTGTAGACATAGACTGGAAAGCCAGATGTCAATGGGCAGCGCGAGTAGTCAAAGCAGTTGTGCAGCCTGCAGTTCCGGTTGGATTTTGGCAAGGGGAAGGTCACATCGTCTTTGTCTGGCAGGAGCCGGATGGGCAAGGAGAGCTTGGGCTGATTCTGAGCCATCAGCTCTTTGTAGGAATGCTCGGTCTGGCTGATGACGTTCTTCAGCTGCAGCAGGTCCTGCTTGGcattttcaatgctttttttgcAGGCCTCGATCTTCAAGTTGAGCTTGGCGATCTCGCTGTTGAGCTCCTGCCGCTTGGCctccagctggagcagctcctcGCTGACCGACTCGCGGATGCGACACAGGTCTTGCACATGCTTTACCTCGCACAGCTCATTGCCAGTCCGAGGGCCAAAGATGCGCTTGCCGGCATCGTCCGCGTCATCGATGGTGGTTAGGTAGTAGTGGGCAATGAGGGGAAAGAAGACAAGGATAATAAAGAGGGTGAAACTAAGCCACGTGAGCCGGATCCGACTGGACCACCTCAACACCCACGGCTGGCCTCCGTTCCCCACTCCCCCATTCCGCAACATCGTATATCCAGTCATGAGTTCAAAAGTCGCTGCGCGCCCAATCACGTTGGATCAGTAGCCATAACCAAAAGAGTTTTTATAGCGAGTCTCTcgaaaaaaaatgttattgcgCCTGCTTAACGAGAAGCCAATAGAAGGGGAATTTCATCTTCATGTCGTACCGACGGCTTTTCTACAGTCGTTTTGCTGCAGGCACAACTTTTGATCCCGTTAGACTCAATCATTGACCTTCTCACCCACCCCTAGCCTACCCTTGGTCTGCGGGCAACCGTTGCTGGAAGTGTCACAGCGTTGTCATGGTGATTCAAACTCTCAACcggcagaagaaaaacacaatggGACCAAGCCAAACTCTACCGCCGCTCTCGACATCCTGCATTACCATCCAATGAATATGCAGAGGCACCAGCCATTGTGGAGAAGGAGCCAGAAGAGACTTGTACGAATGTCAGTCTCTCTCATCGCTGCTGTGCGGCTGATGCTCTGCCATTCCTACAAGAGAACAATCATATATTCAGACaatgcaaacaaaacaaccccttAGTGACCTAAAacattgctattttttaaaagcaactgtCCTCTCTGCAAAACAGCAACTTTCGTACATGTCTAATACCTCTGGGGTTAATACCAGTAAACCTGAGAAAGCGATGGGATTCATTAGATGCGGACACATGGCTTTCTCCGGGCACTCTGCTTTTCATTAGGGTTGCATGCTTCCATGGCCAGACCAGAGAAATCACAGGCCCTGGATCTGGTTTCCTCTGCCACTGCCTTGCTGTGTAACTCTGCAGAAGCTGCTTAACATCTGCAAGCCCCTGTCTCCTCCCGTACAAAATGGAGATATTCCTGTACACCTGCTCTCTCTGCCCACCTCTGAAAGGCATGTTGTGATCCTgggccacagcagggctgggaattTGTACTGCATAACTGAGTGTAATCACTATTGTTCTGGTCTAGTGACTAGAGCTGATGAGGAATTTTTAGATGaagtgttttgctttcatttcctgaCGGGAAATTTTGATTCGTTGCAAGAGAAAGTTTAAAGGGAACATACTCCTGTTGGTTACGATTACCTCCACCGGCTGGCTGCACACAAGAGAGATTTTCTGGTCAAAACTGTAAAAGTCTACACTGTGCCTCAAAGCAAAGATGCTGAAGTTAGGATCCGTTGGGTACCGCACCACCCAAGCGGTATCAGCTTGCTCAGATACACCTTTTTGCTTGGAAAACTCTGCTACGGCACTGAGTGCCTACCAAGCATGGGCATAAAAGTCAAGGATGTGGTAAATCCAGCTCCGAGTCTTTGGTCTATGCCAACAGATTTAAATCTAGGCCACGTGAATATGCTGCGCTAGAAACACGCCCTTCCCTTTTCTTAGCATCCTCTGAGGTACCTAAGTTTCTGGGATATTATTTCACATCACCGATAATATAGCGCTGGGCTTCGCATCGACTCTTGCACAGCCTCAAGAGAAGCTTATTCATTTCCACTTCAACTTTTAATTAGAGGAAAGTCATCTACACTGGTGACGGCCATTTTTCACTAAATCTATTTAATGCTCCTCTCATCTACTCATCAAGAATTAGCAGAAAGGCGGTGAGGAAGCAAATCTCAGCTAAAAGAGAGATCTGGAAACAGgccaaagcaaaacagaagttcACCttaaaggaggagagagaagtcaGCAATAATTTTCAGTGTGGTACAACAAGCGCATGTcaggaaaaaacagatggaaGATTTGATTTTAGCCAggaaaaaatcataatgaaagGGGAAACAGAGGCATAATAAAGCAAAATTCCTAGGCCTGTCTTGTTACAAGGCCGCTTGTAGTCAGTAACTTAATGGCCCACGATTAAATGGGGATCCCCCCCAACTTGACCCACAACTGGGAGTTGCACAGCAGTACGGATACTTAAAATTAAGGCAGATTTAAAATTCATAACATCGTCTGGCAAACAGCACTGGCGTAAATCTCAGAAAGCTGGGAGGATAAAAGGGCTAACAAGTCAGGAAAAGGCTAAATCAGCTTTCTCGGTTCTTGGCAGCACAGTCACCGCGGGCAGATGGGGGAGGCTTCGGCTCTGCTGGCGGGATATTTTAATACTATTCTCTGCACACCAACTTGCTTTTGCCCAGGCTGGGAGAGAGCCTGACGATGAATGTAAATCCCCAGCGCTCCTGCGGGGGGCTGGCAGTCAGGCACAGGGAGCCCTGGCAATAGCAGCACACTCGTATGGTGCCCCCGGGACCGCTGCTCCACAAGGGAAGGGCTTTAGCACGCACCAGTGTACAAACCAGGCGACTGagggcaaaaataaataataattaaaaaaagcttttagagtctttttttctcctccttaacCTTTTTAAGCTCTCCCCAGGACACGAAGCCCATGCTGTCTCTCTCCACGTGTATGCGCCGGTCGGTCAGTCCCTGCTATTTCAGCCTGCTCTCACAGGGGCTGCAAAGACCCTGGAATTGCAGCTTTCTGCAAACAGCTGGCCAGATGTGAGCTGCCCTATTAACCCTTCCGAGCACACGCTCACTAGAACACCAGTGGATCGAAAAACCAGCTTAACTTGACGGCATACGTGGGAAAACAagctctgctgttgtttttttgtttgagggtGCCATGGGAGAAGCGCGGTCAAACCCTGGAAGGTGTTGAGATAAACGCAGAAACAAGGGATCGTAAACGTGCCTGAGAAACAAGGAAAGGGCATGTGGTTGTGCTGCTTCAGTCTGGCCAGAGGAaactgcagccccacaggcagtaAAGGCAGTCACGGAGGTTATCAGCTCAGACTGCATATAAATCTTGTTCTGGTTTAGCTGCTTTACCCATTTATGAGCCCTAAACAGTGATGAAATGGCAAACCAGGCTCCCCAAAATGGCAACGGGGGTCCTCGAAAAGCTAAATCCATCACACCACACACGATCCTCTGCAGCTGTTCTGCCACCTAACCCTTCCAGTGGCTCCTCTGGTCCTTCCATTCAGTTGACAGAGAACAAACTTTATCCTCCTGACCCGAAAACGTGggctgtgaattaaaaaaaaataaatccatatgcTCAGAAACCTG containing:
- the EXTL3 gene encoding exostosin-like 3 — translated: MTGYTMLRNGGVGNGGQPWVLRWSSRIRLTWLSFTLFIILVFFPLIAHYYLTTIDDADDAGKRIFGPRTGNELCEVKHVQDLCRIRESVSEELLQLEAKRQELNSEIAKLNLKIEACKKSIENAKQDLLQLKNVISQTEHSYKELMAQNQPKLSLPIRLLPDKDDVTFPLPKSNRNCRLHNCFDYSRCPLTSGFPVYVYNSDDYPFGSSLDPLIKQAFEATVRTNVYVTENANIACVYIILVGEMQEPVMPKPTELEQQLHSLPYWRTDGHNHLIINLSRKSETQNFIYNISTGRAMIAQSTFYDVQYRPGFDIVVSPLVHAMSEPNFLEIPPQVPVKRKYLFSFQGEKIESLRSSLQEVRSFEEEIEGNAPADYDDRIITTLKAVQDSKLDFVLVEFTCKNQPKASLPTEWALCGERDDRLELLKLSTFALIITPGDTHLVISAGCAMRLFEALEVGAIPVVLGEQVQLPYNDVIRWNEAALIIPKPRITEVHFLLRSISDNDLLAMRRQGRFLWETYFSTSDNVFSTVLAIIRTRIQIPAAPIREETAVEIPHRSGKAAGTDPNMADNGDLDLGPVETEPPYASPKYLRNFTLTAMDIYRNWNSAPGPFHLFPYTPFDPVLPSEAKFLGSGTGFRPIGGGAGGSGKEFQAALGGNVPREQFTVVMLTYEREEVLMNSLERLNGLPYLNKVVVVWNSPKLPSEDLLWPDIGVPIMVVRTEKNSLNNRFLPWDEIETEAILSIDDDAHLRHDEIMFGFRVWREARDRIVGFPGRYHAWDIPHQSWLYNSNYSCELSMVLTGAAFFHKYYAYLYSYVMPQAIRDMVDEYINCEDIAMNFLVSHLTRKPPIKVTSRWTFRCPGCPQALSHDDSHFHERHKCINFFVKVYGYMPLLYTQFRVDSVLFKTRLPHDKTKCFKFI